One part of the candidate division WOR-3 bacterium genome encodes these proteins:
- the secD gene encoding protein translocase subunit SecD — translation MKTIRFKFLIILGVLLFSIISLFPTIQYYSIPKSELEKKPKEEIRKLLRRTLSLGLDLIGGMYLVLKVNPPEKEKVKEARDRVLEIIRNRIDQWGVFEPVIQPIGEDRIMVQLPGVMDRERAREIIGKTAVLTFHLVEDIESAKRVLDNIDKSLLEIEGGNKNSPLKPLLFLYRGDIVFEEIYLDSIKKIIKREEVKKLIPKDKIFLFGKSFEVEGKKLRSIFLLNKNPDVKGEYIKDARQSVYQGTDPALQNTPVVNISFDRRGTIDFARVTGENVGRRLAIVLDSIVQSAPRIAQKIPTGNAQITGIESMDEARDLAVILRAGALPAPVDIEEERSVGPLLGKDSIRRGIQSAILGGLLVMIFMAIYYLFAGAVADFALILNLIIILSLLSLFKGTLTLPGIAGLILTIGMSVDANVLIYERIREELRLGKSFKAAVDAGFSRALITILDSNLTTIFSALVLIWFGTGPIRGFGLVLALGIATSFFTAVFVVRTIFDYFVIVKKVKSLPI, via the coding sequence GTGAAAACTATTAGGTTTAAATTTTTAATTATTTTGGGTGTTCTTCTTTTTTCCATTATTTCTCTTTTCCCTACAATACAATATTATTCAATACCCAAATCCGAACTTGAAAAAAAGCCAAAAGAAGAGATAAGAAAACTTTTAAGAAGAACTCTTTCACTTGGTCTTGACCTTATAGGAGGTATGTATCTTGTTTTGAAAGTTAACCCACCGGAAAAGGAAAAAGTTAAAGAAGCAAGGGATAGGGTCCTTGAAATAATAAGAAACAGAATAGACCAGTGGGGTGTTTTTGAACCAGTTATTCAGCCTATAGGTGAAGATAGGATTATGGTTCAGTTGCCTGGTGTTATGGACAGAGAAAGAGCAAGGGAAATAATCGGAAAAACAGCAGTTTTAACTTTTCATTTAGTTGAGGATATTGAAAGTGCTAAGAGAGTTCTTGATAATATTGATAAATCTCTTTTAGAAATAGAAGGGGGTAATAAAAATTCACCTTTAAAACCACTTTTATTTTTATACAGGGGGGATATAGTTTTTGAAGAAATTTATCTTGATTCAATTAAAAAAATAATAAAAAGGGAGGAAGTTAAAAAATTAATTCCAAAGGATAAAATTTTTCTCTTTGGTAAATCTTTTGAAGTTGAAGGGAAAAAGTTAAGGTCAATTTTTTTGTTAAATAAAAATCCAGATGTAAAGGGTGAGTATATAAAAGATGCAAGGCAATCAGTTTATCAGGGAACTGACCCGGCTCTTCAGAATACACCAGTTGTAAATATTTCCTTTGATAGAAGGGGCACAATAGATTTTGCAAGAGTTACGGGTGAGAATGTAGGAAGGAGGCTTGCGATAGTTCTTGATTCAATTGTTCAATCTGCTCCAAGAATTGCCCAGAAAATACCAACAGGTAATGCCCAGATTACAGGAATTGAGTCAATGGATGAAGCAAGAGACCTGGCAGTTATTTTAAGGGCAGGTGCCTTACCAGCTCCTGTGGACATAGAAGAGGAAAGGTCAGTTGGTCCATTACTTGGAAAGGATTCAATAAGAAGGGGTATTCAGAGTGCTATTCTTGGTGGTCTACTTGTTATGATTTTTATGGCTATTTATTACCTATTTGCAGGAGCTGTTGCTGATTTTGCTCTTATATTGAATTTAATAATAATCCTCTCTCTTCTTTCCCTTTTTAAAGGGACCCTTACTTTACCGGGTATAGCAGGTCTCATTCTTACAATTGGTATGTCAGTTGATGCAAATGTTTTAATCTATGAAAGGATTAGGGAAGAATTGAGACTTGGTAAATCCTTTAAAGCTGCAGTTGATGCAGGTTTTTCAAGGGCACTTATTACAATACTTGACTCAAACCTTACAACAATCTTTTCAGCACTTGTGCTTATATGGTTTGGAACAGGTCCAATAAGAGGATTTGGTCTTGTTCTTGCCCTTGGGATTGCAACTTCTTTCTTTACAGCTGTTTTTGTTGTAAGAACAATTTTTGATTACTTTGTTATTGTTAAAAAAGTAAAAAGTTTACCTATATAA
- a CDS encoding 2-oxoacid:acceptor oxidoreductase family protein — MIEIRFHGRGGQGAVVASKVSAIAAFKSGYYPLAFPQFGVERRGAPVTAFLRIFSPDEKLFLRCNIYNPDIIVILDTSLLEMIDVTEGLKENGKIIINSPKNPEDFNFKGKFKVYTVDATEIAVKYKLGSRTQPIVNTSILGALAKVSKIFGLEELKYAIEEEVSVKKEENIKAAEEAFQSVKGL; from the coding sequence ATGATTGAAATTAGATTCCATGGGAGGGGAGGTCAGGGGGCAGTAGTAGCTTCAAAGGTAAGTGCAATAGCAGCTTTTAAAAGTGGCTACTATCCCCTTGCCTTTCCTCAGTTTGGAGTTGAAAGAAGAGGGGCACCTGTAACAGCTTTTTTGAGAATCTTTAGTCCTGATGAAAAACTTTTTTTAAGATGTAATATATATAACCCTGATATTATTGTAATTCTTGATACATCACTTCTTGAAATGATAGATGTTACAGAAGGTCTTAAAGAAAATGGAAAAATAATAATAAATTCACCTAAAAATCCAGAAGACTTTAATTTTAAAGGAAAATTTAAAGTTTACACAGTTGATGCAACAGAAATTGCTGTCAAGTATAAGCTCGGTTCAAGAACTCAACCAATTGTGAATACCTCAATTTTAGGAGCCCTTGCAAAGGTAAGCAAGATTTTTGGACTTGAAGAATTAAAATATGCAATAGAGGAAGAAGTTTCTGTTAAAAAAGAAGAAAATATAAAAGCAGCTGAAGAGGCATTTCAAAGTGTAAAAGGATTATAA
- a CDS encoding thiamine pyrophosphate-dependent enzyme: MVFEWGELLQEEVLNPGVLSCQGCGAVITMKHVLKALGKNTITTIPACCWTIIDGPYPYHSLKVPVFHTAFETAAATATGIRAGLNIKGKRDINVLAFAGDGGTFDIGLQALSGAAERNEDILYICYDNEAYMNTGIQRSGATPYKAWTTTTPFESPNPRPKKNIVEIMRAHRIPYIATATVAFPLDLYNKVKKAKEIKGTRFIHVLAPCPPGWRMDSELTIKASRLAVETKFFPLYEVEDGDKIKINYMPKGLPLKEYFQIQGRFKHLKEEEINEIQKMVDSYFEKLLEEHKKTFGTTDNIKRGVYR; this comes from the coding sequence ATGGTTTTTGAATGGGGAGAACTTTTACAGGAAGAAGTTTTAAATCCCGGTGTTTTATCATGCCAGGGCTGTGGTGCAGTTATAACAATGAAGCATGTTTTAAAAGCCCTTGGTAAAAATACTATTACTACTATTCCAGCCTGCTGTTGGACAATAATTGATGGACCCTATCCATACCACTCCCTTAAAGTTCCAGTTTTCCATACTGCCTTTGAAACAGCAGCAGCAACTGCAACTGGAATAAGAGCAGGACTGAATATAAAAGGTAAGAGAGACATAAATGTCCTTGCCTTCGCAGGTGATGGAGGAACCTTTGATATTGGACTTCAGGCATTATCCGGAGCAGCTGAGAGAAATGAAGACATTCTATATATATGTTATGACAATGAGGCTTATATGAATACAGGTATTCAGAGGTCAGGGGCAACTCCTTATAAAGCCTGGACAACCACAACACCTTTTGAAAGTCCTAATCCAAGACCTAAAAAGAATATAGTTGAAATTATGAGGGCACATAGAATTCCCTATATTGCGACAGCAACAGTTGCCTTTCCCCTTGATCTTTATAATAAGGTAAAAAAAGCTAAAGAAATAAAAGGAACAAGATTCATACATGTTCTTGCTCCATGCCCCCCTGGATGGAGAATGGATTCTGAACTTACAATAAAGGCATCAAGACTTGCAGTTGAAACAAAATTTTTCCCCTTATATGAAGTAGAAGATGGTGATAAAATTAAAATAAATTATATGCCAAAGGGACTCCCCTTAAAGGAATACTTTCAGATTCAGGGAAGATTCAAACATTTAAAGGAAGAAGAGATAAATGAAATCCAGAAAATGGTAGATTCATATTTTGAAAAATTGCTTGAAGAACACAAAAAAACTTTTGGAACAACAGATAATATAAAAAGGGGAGTTTATAGATAA
- the porA gene encoding pyruvate ferredoxin oxidoreductase: MEKLKIEKKTKKVLYGNHAVSYGVKLSRVEVISAYPITPQTQVVELLSEMCGKKELNATFVNVESEHSAMAVCIGASITGARTFTATSSQGLLLMHELLHWAAGDRLPIVMAAINRAVGAPWSIWSDQNDTISQRDTGWMQIYCESNQEVLDSVILAYKVSERVFLPTMIVLDAFILSHTAEPVEIPDQEEVDEFLPPLDLPWALSPENPFAIGAVVSPSGPYMEFRYKIQKAMETALYEIEKAGEEFEKKFGRRWGLVEEFMMDDAETVIVSSGAISSTVKYTVNKIRKNENKKIGVLRIRVLRPFPFNKVRELLEGRKKVIVMDRNISFGLGGVFFNEIRSSLYTSRKKPKLIGYIVGLGGRDITPSDVYGIIKDAEKRKTSEDIIFWGLKEENINL, from the coding sequence ATGGAAAAATTAAAAATTGAAAAGAAAACAAAAAAAGTTTTATATGGCAATCACGCAGTTTCTTATGGAGTTAAGTTATCAAGGGTAGAGGTTATATCAGCCTATCCAATAACACCACAAACTCAGGTTGTTGAACTTCTATCAGAAATGTGCGGTAAAAAGGAATTAAATGCAACTTTTGTAAATGTTGAATCAGAACATTCAGCAATGGCTGTTTGCATCGGTGCAAGTATAACTGGTGCAAGAACCTTTACAGCAACATCATCACAGGGATTGCTTTTAATGCATGAACTTTTACACTGGGCAGCAGGTGATAGATTGCCTATTGTCATGGCAGCAATTAATAGAGCTGTTGGAGCTCCATGGTCAATATGGTCTGATCAAAATGATACAATCTCACAGAGAGATACAGGTTGGATGCAGATTTACTGTGAATCCAATCAGGAAGTTCTTGACTCTGTTATACTTGCCTACAAGGTTTCAGAAAGAGTTTTTCTTCCTACAATGATTGTTCTTGATGCCTTTATTTTGTCCCATACTGCTGAACCAGTTGAAATACCTGATCAGGAAGAGGTAGATGAATTTTTGCCACCCCTTGATTTGCCCTGGGCACTTTCTCCTGAAAATCCCTTTGCAATAGGTGCGGTTGTTTCTCCTTCAGGTCCTTATATGGAATTTCGCTATAAAATTCAAAAGGCAATGGAAACGGCACTTTATGAAATTGAAAAAGCTGGTGAAGAATTTGAGAAAAAATTCGGAAGGAGATGGGGACTTGTTGAGGAATTTATGATGGATGATGCTGAAACCGTGATTGTAAGTTCAGGAGCAATTTCCTCAACTGTTAAATATACTGTAAATAAAATAAGAAAAAATGAAAATAAAAAAATCGGTGTGTTGAGAATAAGAGTTTTAAGACCCTTCCCCTTCAATAAAGTAAGAGAACTCCTTGAAGGAAGAAAAAAAGTTATTGTTATGGATAGAAATATATCCTTTGGGCTTGGTGGTGTTTTCTTTAACGAAATAAGATCTTCCCTTTACACATCAAGAAAAAAACCAAAACTTATTGGATATATTGTAGGTCTTGGTGGAAGGGATATAACACCTTCTGATGTTTATGGGATAATAAAAGATGCAGAAAAAAGAAAAACTTCCGAGGATATTATTTTCTGGGGATTAAAGGAAGAAAATATAAACTTATAA
- a CDS encoding SpoIIE family protein phosphatase yields the protein MSFKVKISILFSLLFIFFSYLIYDNLTQRGEKYIIEEIKERGNSLSLSLARFAKEPLLDNNLAELSRLTYSLKKEENLSFVYIVDKQGKIKGSPDYEDIDKNIKEILPFYEARENLLIFEKDIIMGGINIGKVYLGLSLSVLEKAKSDFRKSAFLIFSLSLILGTFLIFLFSHLSLKPLNYIIEALRKIGEGRLDENIKIISKDEFGKIAKAAEEMRIKLIEYRKELTEKERLKRDAELAQEIQKMLLPEKLPEINEYDITYYYEPAFYVGGDYVDVLKTISHVICVIGDVSGKGASSSLIMALTKSFIYSNYKTSRSPSAFASNIHTFLRDKIPDDMFLTLFLLYLEERGNYFYSSCGHTPPFIFLSNLKRLERFKTNGVPIGFSFIPSDEYPSLIQKGNGKLESGDILFLYTDGLLDIRNEKGEILGEEKLFGLLSEILKREKEVERIKEELIKKLKEYRGGAEPEDDITFLIIKKK from the coding sequence ATGAGTTTTAAAGTAAAAATAAGTATTCTCTTTTCTCTTTTATTCATATTCTTTTCCTATTTAATATACGATAATCTAACTCAAAGGGGCGAAAAATATATAATTGAAGAAATAAAAGAAAGGGGAAATTCCTTATCTTTATCTCTTGCAAGATTTGCAAAGGAACCTCTTCTTGATAACAATCTTGCTGAACTTTCAAGATTAACTTACTCTTTAAAAAAAGAAGAAAACCTTTCCTTTGTTTACATAGTAGATAAACAGGGTAAAATAAAGGGTTCTCCAGATTATGAAGATATTGATAAAAATATAAAAGAAATATTACCTTTTTATGAAGCAAGAGAAAATCTACTTATATTTGAAAAAGATATAATAATGGGGGGTATAAATATAGGAAAAGTTTATCTTGGACTTTCTCTTTCAGTTCTCGAAAAAGCTAAAAGTGATTTTAGAAAATCTGCTTTTTTAATTTTCTCTTTATCTTTAATTTTAGGAACCTTTTTGATATTCCTGTTTTCCCATTTATCACTGAAACCTTTAAACTATATAATAGAAGCCTTAAGAAAAATTGGAGAAGGAAGACTTGATGAAAATATTAAAATTATATCAAAGGATGAATTCGGTAAAATTGCAAAAGCTGCAGAAGAAATGAGAATTAAACTTATTGAATACAGAAAGGAATTAACAGAAAAGGAAAGACTTAAAAGAGATGCTGAACTGGCACAGGAAATACAAAAAATGCTTTTACCTGAAAAATTACCTGAGATTAATGAATATGATATAACTTACTATTACGAACCGGCTTTTTATGTAGGAGGAGATTATGTGGATGTTCTCAAAACAATAAGTCATGTTATATGTGTAATTGGTGATGTTTCTGGAAAAGGGGCTTCTTCTTCTCTTATCATGGCATTAACAAAATCATTTATATACTCCAATTACAAAACATCACGGAGCCCCTCAGCTTTTGCTTCCAATATTCATACTTTTTTAAGGGATAAAATACCCGATGATATGTTTTTGACACTTTTTCTTCTTTATTTAGAAGAAAGGGGCAATTATTTTTATTCTTCCTGTGGACATACACCACCCTTTATTTTTCTCTCAAATTTAAAAAGGCTGGAAAGATTCAAAACAAACGGTGTTCCAATTGGTTTTTCCTTCATTCCATCTGATGAGTATCCATCACTCATTCAAAAAGGAAACGGTAAACTGGAAAGTGGTGATATTCTTTTCCTTTACACTGACGGTCTTTTGGATATTAGAAATGAAAAAGGTGAAATTCTGGGTGAAGAAAAACTTTTCGGATTACTTTCAGAAATATTAAAAAGGGAAAAAGAAGTGGAAAGAATTAAAGAAGAGTTAATTAAAAAATTAAAAGAATATAGGGGTGGAGCCGAACCTGAAGATGACATAACCTTTTTAATTATTAAAAAGAAATGA
- a CDS encoding tetratricopeptide repeat protein, with protein MINFLFVLPLLKGSTGVSYPVDFLDRYITSSFTQPEEKFGFFYEIPTQLKFISLVYRNFSFESDGNTFLGFSSGTYAEKASLSLRGKLIFLNKTYEGFGTGIGYLQAPLNFLSIGFFAEGIYNSMENKTSVFAQSGISFHRKGFAINLEPSFTTDSIGFKGGATYIFNLKNSFFNSVKFYTGLQIFKNKIFSFGIGLTKDNMKFLIGSYNKKFYFGFVLDFKKRVVIKEIVKEVEVPVYVEKKEEKKEIKQPVKKKEEKPKEETLAVSEEELEYYYKKGIEFYKMEMLEEAIKSWEFIIKVKPDYKDTKKLYEVAKDRYEKLKRISE; from the coding sequence ATGATAAATTTTTTATTTGTATTACCTCTTTTAAAAGGATCCACAGGGGTTTCTTACCCTGTTGACTTTCTTGACCGATACATTACTTCTTCCTTTACACAACCTGAAGAAAAATTTGGATTCTTTTATGAAATTCCTACACAGCTAAAATTTATTTCCCTTGTTTACAGAAATTTTTCCTTTGAATCTGATGGAAATACCTTCTTAGGCTTTTCTTCAGGAACATATGCTGAAAAAGCTTCTCTTTCTTTAAGGGGGAAATTAATATTCTTAAATAAGACTTATGAGGGATTTGGAACTGGTATCGGTTATCTCCAGGCACCCCTTAATTTCTTATCTATTGGCTTTTTTGCAGAAGGAATTTATAATAGTATGGAGAATAAAACAAGCGTATTTGCTCAATCCGGGATTTCTTTTCATAGAAAAGGATTTGCAATTAATCTTGAACCATCCTTTACAACAGATTCAATAGGTTTTAAAGGAGGAGCCACTTACATTTTTAACTTAAAAAATTCCTTCTTTAATTCAGTAAAATTTTATACAGGTTTACAGATTTTCAAAAATAAAATTTTTTCATTTGGTATAGGACTCACCAAGGACAATATGAAATTTCTAATAGGGAGCTATAACAAAAAATTTTACTTTGGATTTGTTCTTGACTTTAAAAAAAGAGTTGTTATAAAAGAGATAGTAAAAGAAGTTGAGGTGCCTGTTTATGTAGAAAAAAAAGAAGAAAAAAAAGAAATAAAACAACCTGTTAAAAAGAAAGAGGAAAAACCTAAGGAGGAAACTTTAGCTGTCTCAGAGGAAGAACTGGAATACTATTATAAAAAGGGTATTGAATTTTACAAAATGGAAATGCTTGAAGAGGCAATAAAATCCTGGGAATTCATAATAAAAGTTAAACCTGATTACAAGGACACAAAAAAATTGTATGAAGTAGCCAAAGATAGATACGAAAAACTCAAAAGGATATCAGAATGA
- a CDS encoding NTPase — MKILITGKPGSGKTTLLKRIYEELKNYVKVRGFFTGEIREKGERIGFFIENFEGKRKIFAHKDFDFPLKVSKYGVNINALLEIGLPEIIKAIDEKSFLMIDEIGKMELLSENFQELVEKAFNSGIDIIATISISPHPFIKEIKKREDVKIFEINENKREYLFKRIKEICFAELKI, encoded by the coding sequence ATGAAGATACTGATCACAGGAAAACCTGGTTCAGGTAAAACAACTCTTTTAAAAAGAATTTATGAAGAGCTTAAAAATTATGTTAAAGTGAGAGGTTTTTTTACAGGTGAGATAAGAGAAAAGGGTGAAAGAATCGGTTTTTTTATAGAAAACTTTGAAGGTAAAAGGAAAATTTTTGCCCATAAGGATTTTGATTTTCCTTTAAAAGTTTCAAAATATGGAGTTAATATTAATGCACTTCTTGAAATAGGTCTTCCTGAGATAATTAAGGCTATAGATGAAAAATCTTTTCTTATGATAGATGAGATAGGGAAAATGGAACTTCTTTCAGAAAATTTTCAGGAACTTGTTGAAAAGGCTTTTAATTCAGGTATAGATATAATTGCCACAATTTCAATTTCTCCTCATCCCTTTATAAAGGAAATCAAAAAAAGAGAGGATGTTAAGATTTTTGAAATTAATGAAAATAAAAGGGAATATCTTTTTAAAAGGATAAAAGAAATTTGTTTCGCGGAATTAAAAATTTAA
- a CDS encoding STAS domain-containing protein: MKIFEAKIFKENKRVYVNLKGKIDTRTVNEFKEVLEKAKREGEKEIVINYRDVDYVSSAGYGALLKFCVYSKKDNINVIVTGMKPEIKSIFDIMELYRFIDYREKYDIPVFEEKIEEKAEETFNLENWIEEKIIENPLIEPSELIKECPSKNKISEKEFKEILKKKNLLTREERLFFAYKKLKEKLK, from the coding sequence ATGAAAATTTTTGAAGCAAAAATATTTAAGGAAAATAAAAGAGTTTATGTAAACTTAAAAGGCAAAATAGATACAAGAACAGTTAACGAATTCAAAGAAGTTCTTGAAAAAGCAAAAAGGGAAGGTGAAAAAGAAATAGTTATAAATTATAGAGATGTAGACTATGTTTCCAGTGCAGGTTACGGAGCCCTTTTAAAATTCTGTGTGTACTCAAAAAAAGATAACATAAATGTAATTGTTACAGGTATGAAACCTGAAATAAAAAGCATTTTTGATATAATGGAACTATACAGATTTATTGATTATAGGGAAAAATATGATATTCCAGTATTTGAAGAAAAAATAGAAGAAAAAGCTGAGGAAACCTTTAACCTTGAAAATTGGATTGAGGAAAAAATAATTGAAAATCCATTAATTGAACCCAGCGAATTAATAAAGGAGTGTCCCTCAAAAAATAAAATATCCGAAAAAGAATTTAAAGAAATACTCAAAAAAAAGAACCTTTTAACAAGAGAAGAAAGACTCTTCTTTGCCTATAAGAAATTGAAGGAAAAACTTAAGTAA
- a CDS encoding SBBP repeat-containing protein, whose protein sequence is MKKVIFMFLTLIALYALEVNQTVKEGVTKSWINDYIGFEKNFGQVGDFEGKPVKDVLIRAKLPGFGIFITEKGVSYVIYGMKKEDSEKNLEKIQYSRIDVDLIDANIKEENIEFEEPLSGYTNYYLSSCPDGILGVITYRKVRIKEIYPGIDWVWRYEDGKVHHQFELKPFADISKIKMDIKYADVEIKDGKKLILKTPISQIEDGEIFAYQGSKEAEVLYDFKEGYITFTANYSRENNLIIDPPLALLWATYYGGSDYDYGYSITTDANGNVFVTGRTSSTDFPTQDPGGGAYYQGTNAGGSDAFILKFEGGLLGEDDFKPSKPEVSEQKNNLYVLRNSKSLVLVFDIKEPSQIELDFYNTNDSLIEKRNYGYAQKGKYRLEINLNEINKNTYFIKVKMGKYTETIKILNINQEKGL, encoded by the coding sequence ATGAAAAAAGTAATTTTTATGTTTTTAACACTGATAGCACTATATGCTCTTGAAGTGAATCAAACAGTGAAGGAAGGAGTTACTAAAAGCTGGATAAATGATTATATTGGATTTGAAAAGAATTTCGGACAAGTAGGAGATTTTGAAGGAAAACCTGTAAAAGATGTTCTTATAAGGGCAAAACTTCCTGGTTTTGGAATATTTATAACTGAAAAAGGAGTTTCTTATGTTATTTATGGAATGAAAAAAGAAGATTCAGAAAAAAATCTGGAAAAAATACAATATTCAAGGATTGATGTTGACCTTATAGATGCAAATATAAAAGAGGAAAATATAGAGTTTGAGGAGCCTTTATCTGGGTATACAAACTATTATCTTTCTTCTTGTCCTGATGGGATTCTTGGAGTTATAACTTATAGAAAGGTGAGGATAAAGGAAATTTATCCAGGGATTGACTGGGTATGGAGATATGAGGATGGTAAGGTTCATCATCAGTTTGAGTTAAAGCCATTTGCTGATATATCAAAAATAAAGATGGATATAAAGTATGCTGATGTTGAGATTAAAGATGGTAAGAAACTTATACTTAAAACTCCTATTTCTCAAATAGAGGATGGAGAGATTTTTGCATATCAAGGCTCAAAAGAAGCAGAAGTTCTTTATGATTTTAAAGAAGGTTATATTACATTTACTGCAAATTATTCAAGAGAAAATAATTTAATAATAGATCCACCACTTGCACTTTTATGGGCTACTTATTATGGAGGAAGTGATTATGATTATGGCTATTCAATTACAACGGATGCAAATGGTAATGTTTTTGTAACAGGAAGGACTTCTTCAACTGATTTTCCAACACAAGATCCAGGTGGTGGTGCATATTATCAGGGAACAAATGCAGGAGGTAGTGATGCATTTATTTTAAAGTTTGAAGGTGGTCTTTTAGGTGAAGATGATTTTAAGCCTTCTAAACCAGAAGTCTCTGAGCAAAAAAACAATCTTTATGTATTAAGGAACTCAAAATCCCTTGTTTTAGTTTTTGATATAAAAGAACCCTCTCAAATAGAATTAGATTTTTATAACACAAATGATTCATTAATTGAAAAGAGGAACTATGGTTATGCTCAAAAAGGAAAATATCGCCTTGAAATAAACTTAAATGAGATAAATAAAAATACATATTTTATAAAGGTTAAAATGGGAAAATATACAGAAACTATTAAGATTTTAAATATTAATCAGGAAAAGGGATTATAA
- a CDS encoding NAD(P)-binding protein, with protein sequence MDKRISYKDINELPEVALSTGSTKVLKTGSWKNLKPVIEDKAAPCSKACPLGTKIPQYFFYIIEKNLDRAADILLEKNPFPAITGRVCPAFCQIGCNRKRFDERISIRELERFVGDYILNRGYKIKEIPSDTGKKILVIGSGPAGMAASYFLRIKGHSVTIYERESLPGGVLRYGIPSYRLPKDILDREFDMLYKMGIKIETNKALGKDFSIDELRDKFDAIFIAIGAWVEKKMKIEGEDLMLSGLHFLKEVNEGKDISKFIGKKVACIGGGNVAMDVVRTLKRIKANPEILYRRTEAEMPALEEEREKAKSDGIPFHLLVLPIKAQKKNDKIVLTLQKMQLGEPDSSGRRRPIPIEGAVYEEEYDFVIKAIGEEADRSALPSEYLGDDGWPFADKKTGAMKVKGVFAGGDFIQGPSTVVEAESWAQKAAESIDRFLKGEDINVREAPPKTVSFMLINTDYFNKEKAVHPFELSVEERIQTFDEEVKTLQEEMAIKEAKRCFSCGYCNSCGNCFVYCPDMSILWKDNRPSVDYDFCKGCGICAKECPRGIIQMV encoded by the coding sequence ATGGATAAAAGAATTTCTTATAAAGATATCAATGAATTACCAGAAGTTGCTCTTTCGACGGGTTCAACAAAAGTTTTAAAAACAGGTTCATGGAAAAATTTAAAACCTGTAATAGAAGATAAAGCTGCACCCTGTTCAAAAGCATGTCCTTTAGGGACAAAAATTCCACAGTATTTTTTTTATATTATTGAAAAAAACCTTGATAGAGCAGCTGATATTTTACTTGAAAAAAATCCCTTTCCAGCAATAACAGGAAGAGTTTGTCCTGCCTTTTGCCAGATCGGATGTAACAGAAAAAGGTTCGATGAAAGAATTTCAATAAGAGAACTCGAAAGATTCGTAGGTGATTATATTCTTAATAGGGGATATAAAATAAAGGAAATCCCTTCGGATACAGGTAAAAAAATATTAGTAATAGGTTCTGGACCAGCTGGAATGGCTGCTTCTTACTTTTTAAGGATAAAAGGACACTCTGTTACAATTTATGAAAGAGAATCTCTTCCTGGTGGAGTATTAAGGTATGGAATTCCTTCCTACAGATTACCCAAGGATATTCTGGATAGAGAGTTTGATATGCTTTATAAAATGGGAATAAAAATTGAAACAAATAAAGCACTCGGAAAAGACTTTTCCATAGATGAACTTAGGGATAAATTTGATGCTATCTTTATTGCTATTGGAGCATGGGTTGAAAAGAAAATGAAAATTGAGGGTGAAGATTTAATGCTCTCAGGATTACATTTTTTAAAGGAAGTTAATGAAGGAAAAGATATCTCAAAATTCATAGGTAAAAAGGTAGCCTGTATAGGAGGAGGTAATGTAGCAATGGATGTTGTGAGAACACTCAAAAGAATTAAAGCAAATCCAGAAATACTTTACAGGAGAACTGAAGCAGAAATGCCTGCTCTTGAAGAAGAAAGAGAAAAAGCAAAAAGCGATGGGATTCCATTTCATCTTTTAGTTCTTCCGATAAAAGCTCAGAAGAAAAATGATAAAATTGTTTTAACTCTACAGAAAATGCAACTTGGAGAACCTGATTCTTCAGGAAGAAGAAGACCAATTCCTATTGAGGGTGCAGTTTATGAAGAGGAGTATGATTTTGTAATAAAGGCAATAGGTGAAGAGGCTGATAGAAGCGCTTTACCTTCCGAATATCTTGGTGATGATGGATGGCCTTTTGCTGATAAAAAGACAGGAGCTATGAAAGTTAAAGGTGTTTTTGCTGGCGGAGATTTTATTCAGGGTCCTTCAACAGTTGTTGAGGCTGAATCTTGGGCTCAAAAAGCTGCTGAAAGTATTGATAGATTTCTAAAAGGTGAAGATATAAATGTAAGGGAAGCTCCACCAAAAACTGTTTCCTTTATGCTTATAAATACTGATTATTTTAATAAAGAAAAAGCAGTTCATCCTTTTGAGCTATCTGTAGAAGAAAGAATACAAACCTTTGATGAGGAGGTAAAAACTTTACAAGAAGAAATGGCTATAAAAGAAGCAAAAAGGTGTTTTTCCTGTGGTTATTGTAATTCCTGCGGAAATTGTTTTGTTTATTGTCCTGATATGTCAATATTATGGAAGGATAATAGACCCTCTGTAGACTACGATTTTTGCAAAGGTTGTGGTATTTGTGCGAAAGAGTGTCCAAGGGGAATAATTCAGATGGTTTAA